The following nucleotide sequence is from bacterium.
CGCTTCCGTGAATCGTGACCGGATCGAGCCCCATAGCCGTCAATACGTGGCTCGGATTCAACGATGAAGACGTGCATGCGCTTCCGCTTGAAGCGGCAATCCCATGCAAATCCAGCTGCAGAAGCACGCTTTCGCCTTCCACTTTGTTGAATCCTATATTGGCGTTGTGAGGAAGCCGGTTGACCGGATCGCCGTTCAGCCGCGTGTCGGGCACACTGTCGAGCACTCCCCGCACCAGCTTGTCCCGAAGCGCCGTCAGCCTTGCGATGTTGGTTTCCATCTCCCGCATCGCGATTTCGAGCGCCTTTGCGAGCCCGACGATTCCGGCGATATTTTCAGTGCCCGCCCGCAGCCCGAACTCCTGCGCTCCGCCATGCAGAAGCGGGATCACCTTGCAATTCTTCCGCTTGATCAAACAGCCCACGCCTTTCGGCCCGTAAAATTTGTGCGCGGCGAAGCTGGCCAGCGAAATCGGCCTCTCGGAAAGTTTTAGGTCGTGCAGCCCGATGGACTGCACCGCGTCGGTGTGAAACCGGACGCCGCGATCCGCGCAGATCGCGCTTATCGCGTCGAGATCCTGTATCGTCCCGACTTCGTTGTTCGCGCTCATCACCGACACGAGTACGGTTTTATCCGTTATCGCCGCCTGAAGCGCTTCCAAATCAAGCCTCGCGTTCCGGTCGACGGGGACGTAAGTCACTTCCGCGCCGAAGTACTTTTTGGCGAACTCGCACGTGTGACCGATCGCATGATGCTCGATAGTGGAGGTGACGAGGTGATTGCCCTTGTCGCGCTGGGCGAGCAAACTGCCGATTATCGCCGTGTTGTCGGCCTCGCTGCCGCCGCCGGTGAAGACGACCTCGACGGGATGCACTCCCATCAAATCGGCCACCTTTTCGCGGCAGTCCTCCAGGATCTTCCTCGTTTCCCTGCCGAACGCGTGCAGGCTGGACGGGTTGCCGAAGCGCTCCGAGAAGTACGGAAGCATCGCATCCAGCACCTCCGGAAGCACGTACGACGTCGCAGAATGATCTAGATATACCTTCCTCAAGCCTCACCCCGGCCCAAGCGGGCCGGAGATTAATAGCAGAAAACGGACGAAGAGGGAATAGGGAAGCGGGAAATCGGAAGAGAACAGAGGGAAGAGACGAGAGAGGTGCGCGGCGGCGCACTGGATGCGCCCGTTGAGAGACGAGCGGTGTGATTCAGGAGGCAGGCAAAAGCGAGCCAGGGGCAGGGATAATGCGATAAAACCGGGATGCGCGTCCTTCAGGCCGGTGATATCCGGGGCTGAAAACCCCGGCCACATATCCGGCCTTTTCGTACACGTAATCCGTGTCGATGCCGGTGTGATCCGTCACCTTGGTCACGCGGTTCATGCCATCATATTCATACCCCTTAGCCGCGGCTTCCAGCCGCGGAACCTCAGCCTCGTCGGTATGAAAGGTCAACCGGGCAAAATCGTCGTATAAGGAGGCCCGGCGTCCCGCCGGGAGATCTCCGCCCGGGACGGCCGGCCTCCTATCGGAGGTGCCCAGGGGATCGTCGCAGAAAGTCATCCTGCAGCAGTTGAAGGCGAAGTCGATGTCCACGTCCGTGCCGCCCGATCCCATCCCCTTGTAGCGTATCCTGGTGCGCTGGTTGCGTGCGTTGTAGGTGTACTCGGTGTTCTGGGATTTGAGGTCGGTGACTTTGACGATGTTCCCCACTCCGTCGTAGTACTTGGTGTTCGTGTACGAGTTGATCCCAACTGTGGGAGTGACTACGGTCAGGTTGCGCCCCATCGCGTTGTAGGTCTTGGTCCAATCGTTTGAGCTCAGATCGGTGATAATTATCAGTACCCCAGCGGACCAGGAAAGCCAATCAATACCAATAGGGAATATAAGACTTTGCATATATATATGCCAAAAAGGAAGCTTACGCCAGTAATCATTGCGATTATCAATATCCGTATTGCCTGCCTTCTCATAGCATTTACCACAAAGCCTGAATTAATGGATTATCAAAATTGACTATCATATTGTAGGCCTCGGTAACTGGTAATATAATAATAATGAAATATATTACCGCGGCTACAATACCCATCAGGAAAATACTAAGAATTTCCCTACCGCTCAAATAACTCATTGCAGCCTCCATTACCAATTGGAAGAATCTAG
It contains:
- a CDS encoding aminotransferase class V-fold PLP-dependent enzyme, whose product is MRKVYLDHSATSYVLPEVLDAMLPYFSERFGNPSSLHAFGRETRKILEDCREKVADLMGVHPVEVVFTGGGSEADNTAIIGSLLAQRDKGNHLVTSTIEHHAIGHTCEFAKKYFGAEVTYVPVDRNARLDLEALQAAITDKTVLVSVMSANNEVGTIQDLDAISAICADRGVRFHTDAVQSIGLHDLKLSERPISLASFAAHKFYGPKGVGCLIKRKNCKVIPLLHGGAQEFGLRAGTENIAGIVGLAKALEIAMREMETNIARLTALRDKLVRGVLDSVPDTRLNGDPVNRLPHNANIGFNKVEGESVLLQLDLHGIAASSGSACTSSSLNPSHVLTAMGLDPVTIHGSVRFTLGHRTTEEDIDYVLEVIPGAVEKLRAISAVY
- a CDS encoding RHS repeat protein, producing the protein MQSLIFPIGIDWLSWSAGVLIIITDLSSNDWTKTYNAMGRNLTVVTPTVGINSYTNTKYYDGVGNIVKVTDLKSQNTEYTYNARNQRTRIRYKGMGSGGTDVDIDFAFNCCRMTFCDDPLGTSDRRPAVPGGDLPAGRRASLYDDFARLTFHTDEAEVPRLEAAAKGYEYDGMNRVTKVTDHTGIDTDYVYEKAGYVAGVFSPGYHRPEGRASRFYRIIPAPGSLLPAS